CAGGTACAGCACAGCGGCGTGCTGGGCTTCTTCGCCGGGCTGCTCGACGCGATCGGCGGCGGCGGCTGGGGGCCGCTGGCCACCAGCACCCTGATCGCGCGCGGCGGCGGCGTGCGCAGCACGATCGGCTCGGTCAACGCCGCCGAATTCGTGGTGACGGTCTGCGTCTCCGCCACCCTGGTCTGGCATGTCGGCGCCGGCCATTGGCCGATCGTGCTCGGCCTGCTCACGGGCGGCGTGATCGCCGCGCCGTTCGCAGCCTGGCTGGTGCGCCACCTGCCCGAGCACGCCGTGATGGCCGCCGTGGGCAGCCTGATCGTGCTGATCAGCCTGAGCCAGCTGGCGCAGGCGCTGCTCTAGGCGCGCGCCGCGCGCCGATCACGCGATGGCGCTCAGAACCATTCGACGCGGGTGATCGCGCGGCCCAGCGCCTTCTCGACTTTCTTGCACAGCGCGGGCGTGCCATTGACCAGCACCGCCTCGGCGGCCAGCTTCAGCATCGCCGCGTCATACATGGAATCGCCGTACGCCACCTGCCATTCGCTGAGTCCGTGCCGGGCCAGCGATTGCACCTTGCGGCGGCCCACGTTGTGCCACAGCGGCCGCATGCCGAGCCAGCCCGGGCGCAACTGCGAGGCGACGATCTCCAGGTTGGTCAGGCCCAGCTGCTGCATGATCCCGCTGACCAGGGTGTGTTCGCAGCCGGTCACCACGATGACCCGGTCGCCCTGCGCCTGGTGCCGGCGCAACGCCTGCAGGCCGTCGCGGCAGAACTGCTTCGGCCGCCGCGCCAGGGCGGCGGCGAATGCATTCGCGGCAACCTGGTAGCCCTGCTCGCCCAGCCCCAGCAGTGCGATGCGCACCAGCGTGTGCATCGGCAGGCGGCGCGAGAACGGCAGCTGCAACAGCAGCAGCGGCGTGCTCAGCAGCGCCAGCAGGCGGCGCCACCACGAGCAGCGGTAACGCTCGCGCATGAACAGGTAGAACGAATCGCCGCGGATCAGCACGCCGTCGAAATCGAACAGCACCACGCGCGGCAATGCCGCGTCCGCCGGCGCCAGCGCTTCCTGTTCCGGCATCACGGTCACGGGATCGAGAACAGCCGTCGCAGTTCGGCACCCGGGTCTTCGGCGCGCATGAACGCCTCGCCGACCAGGAACGCC
This window of the Rhodanobacter soli genome carries:
- a CDS encoding HAD family hydrolase produces the protein MPEQEALAPADAALPRVVLFDFDGVLIRGDSFYLFMRERYRCSWWRRLLALLSTPLLLLQLPFSRRLPMHTLVRIALLGLGEQGYQVAANAFAAALARRPKQFCRDGLQALRRHQAQGDRVIVVTGCEHTLVSGIMQQLGLTNLEIVASQLRPGWLGMRPLWHNVGRRKVQSLARHGLSEWQVAYGDSMYDAAMLKLAAEAVLVNGTPALCKKVEKALGRAITRVEWF